The DNA sequence CCATTGAAGGTTACAGCGATTGTCTCCGTTTGGAATTGAAGGTCTTTAACATAAAGGTTGTTCTGCTTGAACCAGGAATCATTAACACGGACTTCTATCAAGGAGTACGTGACAATTTCTCTTTTGAATCGCAAAATGGCCCCCACAAGGAAGTGGCCAATGCCTATATCAAGTCTATGGATAATCCGCCAGTAGCAGGTTCTAATCCAGCTGTCATTTCTAAAATTGTTCAAAAGATTATCAATGCCCGTAAACCCAAACCACGCTATCTAGTTGGACAAGGAGCACACCTCTTAGTCGGTATCCGCCGTATCCTAGGAGATCGTATCTATGACCGTATGATGTTAAGTCAAATGAAATAAGGAAGTTTTTCAATGAAACTAGCAGTTACTCGAGGGCTAGAAGATTATCTGAAAACTCTAGGACTGGATTTTTCCAGCCTACTTCATAAAGCCACTATTCCCAATAAATTAAGAAACGAAGAAATTGAGTTGACCAGTTTAGAATACTTTCGTTTGCTGGACGAGCTCGACCGAGTGCTTGACGAAAAGGAAATTCGAGCCCTTAGCCAGATTGCCAATCTCCAGCTTTTAGTTCCCGCCTTTTTTGCAGCCTTATCGGCTAAAAATGGCCTAGAAGCCTTGGAGCGGTTTGCTCATTTTAAAAAGTTGGTTGGTCCCATTGAGGTGGAATTGATGGTGACGGAGCTATCAGTCTCTGTCCATTTTAGCTATGCTCTCAGGCAGTTCGACCTGCCGAAGCTTGCGGTACTTAATGAACAATTGCTCCTCTTAAATCTCCTAAAGACCGGAACAGGACAATCCATTCAACCCATTTTGCTTGAAAGCCCCTTTGATTATGAGGAGGAGACCCTAGCTGAATTTGGCCAACTAGTCCAAAAATCGACCTATAATCAGCTAGTCTTTGCTAGGGTTGATTTGGACCAACCTTTTATTACCCAAAATAATATCATGTGGCACTATCTAGAGCCAGAGCTCAACAAGCATTTGGCTAGCCTAGAGGGTGAGAAGTCTTTTGCCACTTATGTACAAGAGGAGCTCCTCTCCGCCATTCCGGCAGGCAACTTTCTTGTGGAAGATATCGCCCAACGTTTGGGTCTTAGCAGTCGGACTCTACAACGGAATTTAAAAGCGGAAAACACTTCGTTTAAGGAGCAGGTTCAGGCAGTCCAGAAGGCTATGGCAGTTTCGTATTTGCAATTGAACTTATCCACCGAAGAAATCGCAGATTTACTGGGTTATACCGAGGTTGCTGCCTTTAGTCGGGCTTTTAAAAAATGGCTGGGGATGACGGTGACTGACTATCGAAAAAGGCTACTGGTGAGTGAATGAACTGGACTAGACTAGGAGGAGAGTCAGACTTTTTGTTTTGTTGCTAAAATTAGCTATAATAGGAAAGTCAAGATAGACGGGGCTTCAAAATCTTATGGCACCAAAAGGGGGAATCCTGATTTTCCAGTTTTTTCGTCTTTTTCAAGAGTTTAATAGCTATGTCCAAAAGAAAGGAGGAGCCATGCTCATTGGTTCAAAGGAATTTTTGCAGGAATGGCGGATCATAAAAAAGGAGCAGACGCCGCGAGCTGCTCTGGAATTTTTATTGGCTAGCTTGGCCATGCCAGAGGATCTCTCCGGTCAGTTGGAGGAAAATCAGGCCTTGGTCGCTAAATTTTCGCCTGATTTGGCTCCTCATGACCGTTTTTGGGCTGACCTAACTAAACAGGTTCGATTAGCCATGAAGGGGCGAGATTTTCAGGAGAAGACCAGCTTTAACCGCCAGCTCCACCAGCTCCGCTATGTCATTTCCAGTCAGCAGGCCCAGTATGTCCGTCAATATTACCGAAAACATGGCATGAGTGACCAGGATGCCCTGATTGCCTACCTGCGGGCCAATCATCTCAGGCCCAGCCTCTGGGACCATGCCAGATTGCACAATAAACGCCAGATCAATGCAGGTGATTTTCACTTTCCTGACCAGCAAGAATCCTATAATATCAAGGTTCTCCTCCAGTTTCGGACGGAATTTATCATCGATAGTCAAGGGAATTTTCTCAATGAAGTTGATGCCGAAAAGGTGACAGCCAATGGTATCATCAATGGGGCCAGTTTCAATTACGGCAACAATAACAAGAGTCATTTTCGTCTGGATGTTTATCCTGTCAGCCCTCATGACCCAGCCTTTCGTAATCAAGCTACCAAGGGCTACCGCTCTCCCAATCGGACGGGCAGGATTCGCTTGGGCAGGTTCTGGCAAGAGAGGCAAACAGCTGATTTCGAGAAGAGTTTTTACAATAAAAAAGGGGGCTATGCCAAGGAAGGTCAGGCCCTCATCAGCTTGGTCAAGCAACGGAAAAAAGTCTTCAAAAGGGCTTTGCGTGATAGGAAGTAGTCAAGATCTAAGACTAGGCCTTTTTGCTTTGATATAGATATAAAGGGGCTGGAAAAAAAGTCCTGAATTAACAAAATCGCATGAAATCTTTCGTTTAAAAACGCTGATTTCATGCGATTTCTTATTTTTAAAATCTGAGAAAATTAGTGAGATTTTGAGTTTTTGCCCAGCTCCTTTATCTAGTAGTGAATTTTACAGAATCGCATCAAAAGATTCTGGGAGGATTTGGCCTCCATCAACAACAATGGTCTGACCAGTAATGTAGTGGGCTTCCTTAGAAGCTAAGAAAGCAACGGCTGTGCCAATGTCTTCTGGGGAACCTAGGGTATGAGTCGGTACGGTCTTTTTCATTTCATCCAGATAGGTCTGTCCCTGAGCTTGCAGACCCTCGGTCAGGACATTGCCAGGTTGAACGGCATTGATGGTGATAGCATCCTTGGCGTATTCCAGAGCAGCACTCCGCATAAAGCCTAATTGTCCAGCCTTGGTTGAACCGTAGTGGGCCCAGCCAGGATAGCCAGTAATAGGGCCAGTGATTGACGAGGTTAGAACAATTCGTCCATAGCCTTGGGGTTGCATAATTTTAGTAGCAGCCTTGACCACCAAGAAGGTTCCCTTGAGATTGACCGTTTGAATCAGGTCCCAGTCAGCCTCGCTCATTTCAGCAATTTTGACTTGGGGATAGATACCAATATTGGAACAGAGAATGTCCAGCCTGCCGTATTTTTCTCGAATCATTTGGAAGGTTTGATCAATAGCGTCGCTATCGGTAACATCAAAGGGATAAAAGTCAGCGCCTAAAGCCTTGGCACTAGCTTGACCAGCATCTTGGTCTCTATCAAGAATGATAACCTTGGCTCCCTGTTGGATTAAAACTCTGGCAATACCTCGACCAATTCCCTTGGCTCCACCAGTCACGACAGCGATTTGGTCAGTCAGTTGAAACATAGTGATACCTCCCTATAGGTTAGTCTAGTTGAAGGACAGCCTAGCAAGTGAGCTTCGACTAGGTTTGATACAAATGTCCCTCCTTCACTTTAACTATAACAAAATTCTCAGGCTTAGTAAAAGCTTTTAAGGGAGGTCAGTTGCCTAAGAGCTAAAGCTCTTGGCTCCTGTCGCCAATCACTAGTTGTGACTTGTCTTCCTTCCCTTACTAACTCCGGCAGAGGCCGATGACTGATTCGAAAGCCTTCTTTTTTATAGAAAAGTCGGTCTCCACGAAGACTATTTTATGCTAGAATGGAGACTAGAGAGGTAGGCACCATGTCAAAAACGTTTAAAGGGACTATGATTACCATTGCCGCAACCCTGTGTTGGGGCTTTTCAGGTATTTCTGGTCAATATCTGATGGCTCAGGGGATTTCGGTCAATCTCCTTACCAGCCTGCGCTTGATTATAGCGGGTCTAGTCTTGACAGGACTGGCCTTCATTAAGGATAAGGCGACATTGACATCATTGATGTCCTCAGGCTCCAACCGAGTTCGTCTCTTGATTTTTGCCATTTGTGGTCTCCTAGCCAACCAGTATGCCTATCGACAAGCCATTCATTATACCAATGCAGGAACGGCAACGGTTCTCCAGTATATCTCGCCAGTCTTAGTTCTGGCCTATGTTAGCCTTAAGGGGCGGACCCTGCCGACATTTTCTGAAAGCTTATCTATTTTTCTGGCCATTTTGGGTACCTTTCTAATTGCGACCCATGGCCACTTAGCTAGTCTAGCCATCACCCCTCTTGGACTTTTCTGGGGTGTCCTCTCGGCCTTCACCTACACAGCTTACATGATTATTCCAGCCAAATTCATTCAAAGTTATGGAAGCTTGACCGTCGTTGGTCTGGGGATGTTAATTGGTGGTCTTGTCTTTCCTATTTTCACGCAAGCTTGGCGCTACCGTCTCCCCCTAAATAGCCTCAACCTGCTGGCACTCTTTGGTTTGATTGTCGTCGGGGCTATTTTGGCCTATACCCTCTTTCTTAAGGGCATCAGCATGGTTGGTCCCTTAAAGGGCAGTCTCCTCGCAGCTATTGAGCCAGTTGCCAGCGTTATCTTGGAAGCCCTAATTTTGGGGCAGGTCTTTTATCAGATGGATATTCTGGGCATGCTCTTCATTGTTCTAGCGGTACTTATCATTTCCCTACGAGACCTGATTATTTCTAGGAAAAAATCCTTATAATCTCAAGCGAGCTTAGGCTTGCTTTTTTGGTCCTTAATTTTGAAGATTTTATTCCTCAAACTTCTCGTAACACTATTGACATCGAATATATATATAATACCCGTTGTGCTAGTTAATCAGGCATAAGCCTTAGAATATTTCAAACTCAGCCCAAATTCATTTTGACTATTTTCCAGCATGAGTGAATAGATGAGTAAAATAGCTTCTACTCTAAACTGTAATGCCCGAAAGTTTCGACAGCGTAAATTCTCAATGCCAAACTGTTCTAAGCTCGAAA is a window from the Streptococcus criceti HS-6 genome containing:
- a CDS encoding helix-turn-helix transcriptional regulator — encoded protein: MKLAVTRGLEDYLKTLGLDFSSLLHKATIPNKLRNEEIELTSLEYFRLLDELDRVLDEKEIRALSQIANLQLLVPAFFAALSAKNGLEALERFAHFKKLVGPIEVELMVTELSVSVHFSYALRQFDLPKLAVLNEQLLLLNLLKTGTGQSIQPILLESPFDYEEETLAEFGQLVQKSTYNQLVFARVDLDQPFITQNNIMWHYLEPELNKHLASLEGEKSFATYVQEELLSAIPAGNFLVEDIAQRLGLSSRTLQRNLKAENTSFKEQVQAVQKAMAVSYLQLNLSTEEIADLLGYTEVAAFSRAFKKWLGMTVTDYRKRLLVSE
- a CDS encoding DUF3114 domain-containing protein yields the protein MLIGSKEFLQEWRIIKKEQTPRAALEFLLASLAMPEDLSGQLEENQALVAKFSPDLAPHDRFWADLTKQVRLAMKGRDFQEKTSFNRQLHQLRYVISSQQAQYVRQYYRKHGMSDQDALIAYLRANHLRPSLWDHARLHNKRQINAGDFHFPDQQESYNIKVLLQFRTEFIIDSQGNFLNEVDAEKVTANGIINGASFNYGNNNKSHFRLDVYPVSPHDPAFRNQATKGYRSPNRTGRIRLGRFWQERQTADFEKSFYNKKGGYAKEGQALISLVKQRKKVFKRALRDRK
- the fabG gene encoding 3-oxoacyl-ACP reductase FabG codes for the protein MFQLTDQIAVVTGGAKGIGRGIARVLIQQGAKVIILDRDQDAGQASAKALGADFYPFDVTDSDAIDQTFQMIREKYGRLDILCSNIGIYPQVKIAEMSEADWDLIQTVNLKGTFLVVKAATKIMQPQGYGRIVLTSSITGPITGYPGWAHYGSTKAGQLGFMRSAALEYAKDAITINAVQPGNVLTEGLQAQGQTYLDEMKKTVPTHTLGSPEDIGTAVAFLASKEAHYITGQTIVVDGGQILPESFDAIL
- a CDS encoding DMT family transporter, yielding MSKTFKGTMITIAATLCWGFSGISGQYLMAQGISVNLLTSLRLIIAGLVLTGLAFIKDKATLTSLMSSGSNRVRLLIFAICGLLANQYAYRQAIHYTNAGTATVLQYISPVLVLAYVSLKGRTLPTFSESLSIFLAILGTFLIATHGHLASLAITPLGLFWGVLSAFTYTAYMIIPAKFIQSYGSLTVVGLGMLIGGLVFPIFTQAWRYRLPLNSLNLLALFGLIVVGAILAYTLFLKGISMVGPLKGSLLAAIEPVASVILEALILGQVFYQMDILGMLFIVLAVLIISLRDLIISRKKSL